The proteins below are encoded in one region of Pseudomonas putida NBRC 14164:
- a CDS encoding EAL domain-containing protein yields MKGHRTLEAPKLIGITWPFIAVVVFQVALGSLSLYTLSAVRAYVAGESLWSKAQKDAIYYLNLYADTRDESTYQRYRQAITVPQGDHQLREVLDQPSPDLAAARQAVLQGGNHPDDVERIIWFYRNFRNISYMHTAIDYWDIGDDYLAKLDVLAGEMRQSFASGPVDAQAVNAWKARIVTINEGVTPAAKAFSDALGEGSRMLLRVLLITNLLTAMFLIAIAWRRSSKLLVQRQAFATALQAEKERAQTTLQAIGDAVITADVDGCIGYMNPAAEQLTHWQSGQAQGLPLSALFSLVDEQAEEDGRSLVEQVLSGSLKGGAEHARLIQRLDGSTVSINLVGSPIVSDGQLSGIVLVLHDMTQERQYIANLSWQATHDALTGLANRREFEYRLEQALNGLARQAGRHSLMFLDLDQFKLVNDTCGHAAGDELLRHICAVLQSGLREGDTLARLGGDEFGVLLESCPPDQAERIAEQLRQMVQSLHFVWKGRPFVTTVSIGLVHIAQTPGTLETSLRAADMACYMAKEKGRNRVQVYHADDSELSMRFGEMAWIQRLHVALEENRFCLYAQEIAPLKTFEGPGHIEILLRLHDESGRTILPSSFIPAAERYGLMTALDRWVVRNVFQVVRQCLDEGREGPLSICAINLSGSSIGDDKFLDYLQRLFVEYAIPPRMICFEITETSAIANLGSAIRFINELKGLGCRFSLDDFCAGMSSFAYLKHLPVDYLKIDGSFVKDMLDDPVNRAMVEVINHIGHVMGKRTIAEFVETPLIEQALQEIGVDYAQGYLIERPQVFTCDSLQRQRIATRPLLQRAPGTFR; encoded by the coding sequence ATGAAGGGACATCGCACACTCGAAGCGCCGAAGTTGATCGGCATCACCTGGCCCTTCATCGCCGTTGTGGTCTTTCAGGTGGCGCTGGGCAGCCTCAGCCTTTATACGCTCTCGGCCGTGCGCGCCTATGTCGCGGGCGAAAGCCTGTGGTCGAAGGCGCAGAAAGACGCCATCTATTACCTGAACCTGTACGCCGACACCCGCGACGAGAGTACCTATCAGCGCTATCGCCAGGCCATTACCGTGCCCCAGGGCGACCACCAGCTGCGCGAGGTGCTCGACCAGCCCAGCCCCGACCTGGCGGCTGCTCGCCAGGCCGTTCTGCAAGGCGGCAACCACCCCGACGATGTCGAGCGGATCATCTGGTTCTACCGTAACTTCCGCAACATCAGCTACATGCATACAGCCATCGACTACTGGGATATCGGCGACGACTACCTGGCCAAGCTGGATGTGCTCGCCGGCGAGATGCGCCAGAGCTTTGCCAGTGGCCCGGTCGACGCCCAGGCCGTCAATGCCTGGAAGGCGCGCATCGTCACCATCAACGAAGGGGTCACGCCCGCTGCCAAAGCGTTCAGCGATGCCTTGGGCGAAGGCTCGCGCATGTTGCTGCGGGTGCTGCTGATCACCAACCTGCTGACAGCGATGTTCCTCATTGCCATTGCCTGGCGCCGCTCCAGCAAGCTGCTGGTCCAGCGTCAGGCCTTCGCCACCGCCCTGCAGGCAGAGAAAGAGCGGGCACAGACCACCTTGCAGGCCATTGGCGATGCGGTCATTACTGCCGACGTGGATGGCTGCATCGGCTACATGAACCCGGCCGCCGAGCAACTCACCCACTGGCAGTCTGGCCAGGCCCAGGGCCTGCCGCTGTCGGCGTTGTTCAGCCTGGTGGACGAGCAGGCCGAGGAAGATGGCCGCAGCCTGGTCGAGCAGGTGCTTAGCGGCAGCCTCAAGGGCGGTGCCGAGCATGCCCGGCTGATCCAGCGGCTTGACGGCAGCACCGTGTCGATCAACCTGGTGGGCTCGCCGATCGTCAGTGACGGCCAGCTCAGTGGCATCGTGCTTGTGCTGCATGACATGACCCAGGAGCGTCAGTACATCGCCAACCTGTCCTGGCAGGCCACCCATGACGCCCTGACCGGCCTGGCCAACCGCCGTGAGTTCGAATACCGCCTGGAACAGGCGCTGAATGGCCTTGCGCGCCAGGCCGGGCGGCATTCGCTGATGTTCCTGGACCTCGACCAGTTCAAGCTGGTGAACGACACCTGCGGCCATGCCGCGGGTGACGAATTGCTGCGGCACATCTGCGCCGTGCTGCAATCTGGCCTGCGCGAAGGTGACACGCTGGCCCGGCTGGGTGGCGACGAGTTTGGCGTGCTGCTGGAAAGCTGCCCGCCAGACCAGGCCGAGCGCATCGCCGAGCAGTTGCGCCAGATGGTGCAGAGCCTGCACTTCGTGTGGAAGGGGCGGCCGTTCGTCACCACGGTCAGTATCGGCCTGGTGCACATCGCCCAAACCCCGGGCACCCTGGAAACCTCGCTGCGTGCTGCCGACATGGCCTGCTACATGGCCAAGGAGAAGGGGCGCAACCGCGTGCAGGTGTACCACGCCGACGACAGCGAGCTGTCCATGCGTTTTGGCGAAATGGCCTGGATCCAGCGCTTGCATGTGGCGCTGGAAGAAAACCGCTTCTGCCTGTACGCACAGGAAATTGCCCCGCTGAAAACCTTCGAAGGCCCAGGCCACATCGAAATCCTGCTGCGCCTGCACGACGAAAGTGGCCGCACCATCCTGCCCAGCAGCTTCATCCCCGCAGCCGAGCGCTACGGCCTGATGACTGCGCTGGACCGCTGGGTGGTGCGCAATGTGTTCCAGGTTGTGCGCCAATGCCTGGACGAAGGCCGCGAAGGGCCGCTGTCGATCTGCGCGATCAACCTGTCGGGGTCGAGCATCGGCGATGACAAGTTCCTCGATTACCTGCAGCGGTTGTTTGTCGAGTACGCCATTCCGCCGCGGATGATCTGTTTCGAAATTACCGAAACCAGCGCGATTGCCAACCTGGGCAGTGCCATTCGCTTCATCAACGAGCTGAAGGGGCTGGGCTGTCGCTTCTCGCTCGATGATTTCTGCGCCGGCATGTCGTCGTTCGCCTACCTCAAGCATTTACCCGTGGATTACCTGAAGATCGACGGCAGTTTCGTCAAGGACATGCTCGATGACCCGGTCAACCGGGCCATGGTAGAGGTCATCAACCACATCGGCCATGTCATGGGCAAACGCACCATAGCCGAGTTCGTCGAAACACCCTTGATCGAGCAGGCCCTGCAGGAAATCGGCGTGGATTACGCCCAGGGTTACCTGATCGAACGCCCCCAGGTGTTCACCTGTGACAGTCTGCAGCGCCAACGGATCGCCACCCGGCCTCTGTTGCAGCGGGCACCTGGCACGTTTCGCTAG
- the mupP gene encoding N-acetylmuramic acid 6-phosphate phosphatase MupP: MRLRAVLFDMDGTLLDTAPDFIAICQAMLAERGLPAIDDNLIRGVISGGARAMVATTFAMDPEAEGFEALRLEFLERYQRDCAVHSKLFDGMAELLADIEKGNLLWGVVTNKPVRFAEPIMQRLGLAERSALLICPDHVKNSKPDPEPLTLACTTLGLDPATVLFVGDDLRDIESGRDAGTRTAAVRYGYIHPEDNPNNWGADVVVDHPLELRKVIDSALCGC; this comes from the coding sequence ATGCGTTTGCGAGCAGTACTCTTCGACATGGACGGCACCTTGCTCGACACGGCGCCGGACTTTATCGCCATCTGCCAGGCCATGCTCGCCGAGCGCGGGCTGCCGGCCATTGACGACAACCTGATCCGTGGCGTGATCTCTGGCGGCGCCCGCGCCATGGTTGCCACCACGTTTGCCATGGACCCGGAAGCCGAAGGCTTCGAGGCCCTGCGCCTGGAGTTTCTGGAGCGCTACCAGCGCGACTGCGCGGTACACAGCAAGCTGTTCGACGGAATGGCCGAGCTGCTGGCCGACATCGAGAAAGGCAACCTGCTGTGGGGCGTGGTCACCAACAAGCCGGTGCGCTTCGCCGAGCCGATCATGCAGCGGCTGGGCCTGGCCGAGCGCTCGGCACTGCTGATCTGCCCGGACCACGTGAAAAACAGCAAGCCTGACCCCGAGCCACTGACCCTGGCCTGCACGACGCTGGGCCTGGACCCTGCCACTGTGCTGTTCGTCGGCGACGATCTGCGCGACATCGAGTCTGGCCGCGACGCCGGCACCCGCACGGCAGCTGTGCGCTACGGCTATATTCATCCAGAGGACAACCCCAACAACTGGGGTGCCGACGTGGTGGTGGACCACCCGCTGGAACTGCGCAAAGTGATCGACAGCGCGCTGTGCGGCTGTTGA
- a CDS encoding YciK family oxidoreductase — translation MFDYTARHDLLQGRVILVTGAGRGIGAAAAKAYAAVGATVLLLGKTEANLNEVYDEIEAAGHPQPVVIPFNLETALPHQYDELAVMIEDQFGRLDGLLNNASIIGPRTPLEQLSGDNFMRVMHINVDATFMLTSTLLPLLKLSEDASVVFTSSSVGRKGRAYWGAYGVSKFATEGLMQTLADELEGVAPVRSNSINPGATRTAMRAQAYPSENPQNNPLPEEIMPVYLYLMGPDSKAVNGQALNAQ, via the coding sequence ATGTTCGACTACACCGCCCGTCACGACCTGCTGCAAGGCCGGGTCATCCTGGTTACCGGCGCAGGCCGCGGCATCGGTGCTGCGGCCGCCAAGGCTTACGCGGCAGTGGGCGCCACCGTGCTACTGCTGGGCAAGACCGAAGCCAACCTGAACGAGGTCTACGACGAGATCGAAGCCGCCGGGCACCCCCAACCGGTGGTCATCCCGTTCAACCTGGAAACCGCCCTGCCCCACCAGTACGACGAGCTGGCAGTGATGATCGAAGACCAGTTCGGCCGCCTGGACGGCCTGCTGAACAACGCCTCGATCATTGGCCCGCGCACGCCGCTGGAGCAGTTGTCGGGCGACAACTTCATGCGCGTGATGCACATCAACGTCGATGCCACCTTCATGCTCACCAGCACCTTGCTGCCACTGCTGAAACTGTCGGAAGACGCCTCGGTGGTGTTCACCAGCAGCAGCGTCGGGCGCAAGGGCCGGGCCTACTGGGGCGCTTATGGCGTGTCGAAGTTCGCCACCGAGGGCCTGATGCAGACCCTGGCCGACGAACTGGAAGGCGTGGCACCCGTGCGCTCCAACAGCATCAACCCGGGCGCCACGCGCACGGCGATGCGGGCCCAGGCCTACCCCAGCGAAAACCCGCAGAACAACCCGCTGCCTGAAGAGATCATGCCGGTGTACCTGTACCTGATGGGGCCCGACAGCAAGGCAGTGAACGGGCAGGCGCTCAACGCCCAGTAA
- the ubiG gene encoding bifunctional 2-polyprenyl-6-hydroxyphenol methylase/3-demethylubiquinol 3-O-methyltransferase UbiG: MSNVDRAEIAKFEALAHRWWDRESEFKPLHEINPLRVNWIDERANLAGKKVLDVGCGGGILSEAMALRGATVTGIDMGEAPLAVAQLHQLESGVQVEYRQITAEALAEEMPEQFDVVTCLEMLEHVPDPSSVIRACYRMVKPGGQVFFSTINRNPKAYLLAIVGAEYILKMLPRGTHDFKKFIRPSELGAWSRDAGLQVKDIIGLTYNPLTKHYKLNSDVDVNYMIQTLREE, encoded by the coding sequence ATGAGCAACGTCGACCGCGCCGAAATCGCCAAGTTCGAAGCGCTGGCCCACCGCTGGTGGGACCGCGAAAGCGAGTTCAAGCCGCTGCACGAAATCAACCCGCTGCGCGTCAACTGGATCGACGAGCGGGCCAACCTGGCCGGCAAGAAAGTGCTGGACGTAGGCTGCGGCGGCGGCATCCTCAGCGAAGCCATGGCCCTGCGCGGCGCCACGGTCACCGGTATCGACATGGGCGAGGCCCCCCTGGCCGTGGCCCAGCTGCACCAGCTGGAGTCGGGCGTACAGGTGGAATACCGGCAGATTACCGCCGAAGCCCTGGCCGAGGAAATGCCTGAACAGTTCGACGTGGTCACCTGCTTGGAAATGCTCGAGCACGTGCCCGACCCATCCTCGGTGATTCGCGCCTGCTACCGCATGGTCAAGCCTGGCGGCCAGGTGTTCTTCTCCACCATCAACCGCAACCCCAAGGCCTACCTGCTGGCCATCGTCGGCGCCGAGTACATCCTGAAGATGCTGCCGCGCGGCACCCATGACTTCAAGAAGTTCATCCGCCCGTCCGAACTGGGCGCCTGGAGCCGCGATGCCGGCCTGCAGGTGAAGGACATCATCGGCCTCACCTACAACCCGCTGACCAAGCACTACAAGCTCAACAGCGACGTCGACGTCAACTACATGATCCAGACCCTGCGCGAGGAATGA
- a CDS encoding TenA family transcriptional regulator, with translation MIDAFVRIGPLMDPASYPQWAQQLIEDCRESKRRVVEHEFYERLRDGQLKQSTIRQYLIGGWPVVEQFSLYMAHNLTKTRYGRHQGEDMARRWLMRNIRVELNHADYWVNWCQAHGVHLHELQAQEVPPELNGLNDWCWRVCATENLAISMAATNYAIEGATGEWSAVVCSTDTYAQGFPEDQRKRAMKWLKMHAQYDDAHPWEALEIICTLAGENPTLGLRTELRRAICKSYDCMYLFLERCMQLEGRQQGRLRPALAAG, from the coding sequence GTGATTGATGCATTCGTTCGTATCGGGCCTTTGATGGACCCCGCCAGCTATCCCCAATGGGCCCAGCAACTGATTGAAGACTGCCGTGAGAGCAAGCGCCGGGTGGTGGAGCATGAGTTCTACGAGCGCCTGCGCGACGGCCAGCTCAAGCAGTCGACCATTCGTCAGTACCTGATCGGTGGCTGGCCGGTGGTGGAGCAGTTCTCGCTGTACATGGCACACAACCTGACCAAGACCCGCTATGGCCGCCATCAGGGCGAAGACATGGCGCGGCGCTGGCTGATGCGCAATATCCGGGTTGAGCTCAACCATGCCGACTACTGGGTGAACTGGTGCCAGGCCCATGGTGTGCACCTGCATGAGCTGCAGGCCCAGGAAGTGCCCCCCGAGCTGAACGGCCTGAACGACTGGTGCTGGCGCGTGTGTGCCACCGAGAACCTGGCCATTTCCATGGCGGCGACCAACTACGCCATCGAAGGTGCGACCGGGGAATGGTCGGCGGTGGTGTGCTCGACCGATACCTACGCCCAGGGCTTCCCGGAGGACCAGCGCAAGCGGGCGATGAAATGGCTGAAGATGCATGCCCAGTATGACGATGCGCACCCGTGGGAGGCGCTGGAAATCATCTGTACCCTGGCCGGCGAGAACCCGACCCTGGGGCTGCGTACCGAGTTGCGCAGGGCGATTTGCAAGAGTTATGACTGCATGTACCTGTTCCTGGAGCGGTGCATGCAGCTGGAAGGGCGCCAGCAAGGCCGTTTGCGCCCGGCGTTGGCGGCGGGCTGA